The following coding sequences lie in one Chanos chanos chromosome 4, fChaCha1.1, whole genome shotgun sequence genomic window:
- the LOC115809223 gene encoding ornithine decarboxylase-like: MTSFCPKTLNISVIEDGMSALDFMNQRIEKFKKLGNRDAFHTADLGDILEKHLRWVENLPQVIPFYAVKCNNSRPILALLADLGACFDCASQSEIQQILSLGVTPDRIIYANPCKQESHIKYACIHGIQMMTFDSEDELDKISRCHDNGKLVLRIGVDDSRSSLRLNSKFGARLQDCCRLLERARELCLEVVGVSFHVGSGCRDPQAFRDAISASRKIFNMGIELGFKMNLLDIGGGYPGSKTFNPKFEEFADVIKFALNDFFPTDTGVQVIAEPGRYYVASACTLAVNVIGKKVLTDKSSNKNADDDMRAAGIFMYYVNDGIHGSFNMDDVANPKILYPQKKQALSCHKYPSIIWGPTCDSLDNLVEHCVLPELETGDWLLVDDMGAYTSVMGSKFNGFKEGDTHFVMTQASWRKMQRFCSQRSISERAEHLL; the protein is encoded by the exons ATGACCTCCTTCTGTCCAAAGACTctaaatatttctgtcattgaaGATGGAATGTCTGCTCTGGATTTTATGAACCAAAGAATTGAAAAGTTCAAAAAACTG GGAAATAGGGATGCTTTTCACACTGCCGACCTTGGAGATATCCTGGAGAAACACCTCCGCTGGGTGGAGAACCTTCCGCAGGTCATTCCGTTCTACGCCGTGAAATGCAACAACAGTCGCCCGATCCTGGCCCTGCTGGCTGATCTGGGGGCGTGTTTTGATTGTGCCAGTCAG tcTGAGATCCAGCAGATTTTGTCTCTTGGCGTAACTCCAGATAGAATCATCTATGCCAACCCCTGCAAGCAGGAGTCTCATATCAAATATGCCTGCATCCATGGAATCCAGATGATGACGTTTGACAGCGAGGATGAACTTGACAAGATATCCAGGTGCCATGACAACGGAAA ACTTGTCCTCCGCATTGGGGTGGATGACTCCAGATCATCCCTGCGGCTGAACTCCAAGTTTGGGGCACGTCTGCAGGACTGTTGTAGGCTGTTGGAGCGAGCGAGAGAACTGTGTTTGGAGGTGGTCGGCGTCAGTTTCCATGTAGGCTCCGGCTGCAGAGACCCTCAAGCTTTTAGGGACGCCATCTCAGCTTCCAGAAAAATCTTTAACATGGGG ATTGAGTTGGGCTTCAAAATGAATTTGCTGGACATTGGCGGTGGTTACCCTGGAAGCAAAACATTTAACCCGAAGTTTGAAGAG TTTGCTGATGTCATCAAATTTGccctgaatgatttttttccgACTGACACTGGGGTTCAGGTCATCGCTGAGCCGGGGAGATATTACGTGGCATCTGCCTGCACATTAGCTGTCAATGTGATTGGCAAAAAAGTCCTCACAGACAAATCTTCTAACAAAAACG CTGATGATGACATGAGAGCTGCGGGAATCTTCATGTACTACGTGAATGATGGCATTCATGGTTCCTTCAACATGGACGATGTTGCCAATCCAAAAATCCTTTATCCCCAGAAG AAACAAGCGCTCAGTTGTCACAAATACCCCTCCATCATCTGGGGTCCAACCTGTGACAGTCTGGACAACCTTGTGGAGCACTGTGTTCTTCCTGAGCTGGAGACTGGTGATTGGCTACTGGTTGACGACATGGGGGCATACACCAGTGTTATGGGCAGCAAATTTAATGGCTTCAAGGAAGGAGACACCCATTTTGTAATGACACAAGCTTCATG GCGGAAAATGCAACGCTTCTGTTCCCAGAGGAGCATATCTGAGCGTGCTGAGCACCTCCTCTGA
- the lrfn2b gene encoding leucine-rich repeat and fibronectin type-III domain-containing protein 2, whose translation MDRMLCRLLVLGMAVMLAHACPKYCVCQNLSESLGTLCPAKGLLFVPPDIDRRTVELRLGGNYILRITQQDFANMTDLVDLTLSRNTISYIQPFSFGDLETLRSLHLDNNRLVELGPDDLRGLVNLQHLILNNNQLGRISDRAFEDLALALEDLDLSYNNLKALPWDSVRQMINLHQLSLDHNLLDYIPEGTFTDLERLARLDLTSNRLQKLPPDPIFARAQDSVTMTTPFAPQLSLSIGGNPLHCNCELLWFRRLERDDDLETCASPPGLKGRYFWNVREGEFVCEPPLITQHTHRMLVLEGQTASLRCEAIGDPMPTIHWIAPDDRLLGNSSRIVVYRNGTLEILITTSKDYGTFTCIAANVAGESTASVELSIIQLPHISNGTGQASQPKSRLSDITGTSRTSKGVPKSQPEKAVSVSEVTAISALVRWTVSKAAPKVKMYQLQYNCSDDEVLIYRMIPASSRAFLVTNLVSGTRYDLCVLAAWDDTATTLTATNVVGCVQFFTRDDYPQCQSLHSQLLGGTMILVVGGVIVATLLVFIVILMVRYKSTGDGVPPPGKLADVSDTYSQTNGGRLGQNGVPLPPLKPKVTLHDEVVEFKCGSLQSSLSSSSSSSSSSDSLHAGGRGSYSPNSTLASIWRSAPHKPRTNLDQLLGAFTSLELRGQQREPGPAGGSGSGVSTGGNNTTPARPLTDKEPLLGRTLDSRLSRLLMLPLDSKPKRSHSFDMGDFAAATSTQLRSYPRRISNIWTKRSLSVNGMLLQCDEEGDVGSSKGTVESSEWVMESTV comes from the exons ATGGACCGCATGCTGTGTCGGCTGCTGGTCCTGGGAATGGCAGTGATGTTGGCCCATGCATGCCCTAAGTACTGTGTCTGCCAGAACCTGTCTGAATCCCTGGGCACCTTGTGCCCTGCCAAGGGGCTCCTCTTTGTACCTCCAGACATCGACCGTCGCACGGTGGAGCTCCGACTGGGAGGAAACTACATCCTGCGGATAACGCAGCAAGACTTTGCCAACATGACCGACCTGGTGGACCTCACGCTTTCCCGCAACACCATCAGCTACATCCAGCCTTTTTCCTTTGGCGACCTGGAGACGCTCCGATCGCTGCATTTAGACAACAACCGACTAGTGGAGTTGGGCCCTGACGACCTGCGCGGTCTGGTTAACCTCCAGCATCTCATCCTCAACAACAACCAGCTGGGACGTATTTCAGACAGGGCTTTCGAGGACCTGGCTCTGGCCTTGGAGGACCTGGATTTGTCCTACAACAACCTAAAAGCTCTGCCCTGGGATTCTGTGAGACAAATGATCAACCTGCACCAGCTGAGCCTAGATCACAATCTTCTGGACTACATCCCAGAAGGCACCTTCACTGACCTGGAGAGGCTGGCACGCTTGGACCTCACGTCCAACCGGCTCCAGAAGCTTCCGCCTGATCCCATTTTCGCACGGGCGCAGGACTCGGTAACAATGACCACGCCGTTTGCCCCACAGCTCTCCCTGAGCATTGGCGGGAATCCTCTGCACTGCAACTGTGAACTGCTGTGGTTCAGACGCCTGGAGAGAGATGACGACCTGGAGACCTGCGCTTCCCCTCCAGGCCTGAAAGGGCGCTATTTCTGGAATGTGCGGGAGGGAGAGTTTGTATGTGAGCCACCCCTTAtcacccagcacacacacaggatgctGGTGCTGGAGGGTCAGACGGCCAGTTTGAGGTGTGAGGCAATCGGAGACCCCATGCCAACCATCCACTGGATTGCCCCCGACGACCGGTTGCTTGGCAACTCCTCACGGATCGTGGTGTACCGAAATGGCACCCTGGAGATCCTGATAACCACATCGAAGGACTATGGCACATTCACCTGCATTGCCGCCAATGTGGCAGGTGAATCTACAGCCTCAGTGGAGCTGTCAATCATCCAGCTGCCCCACATTAGCAATGGTACTGGCCAGGCCTCCCAACCGAAGTCGCGCCTCTCAGACATCACTGGTACCTCTAGGACCAGCAAGGGCGTTCCCAAGAGCCAACCCGAGAAAGCCGTGTCCGTGTCGGAAGTGACTGCCATTTCGGCCCTAGTCAGGTGGACTGTCAGCAAAGCTGCACCCAAAGTGAAAATGTATCAGCTTCAGTATAACTGCTCTGACGATGAAGTCCTCATATACAG GATGATCCCAGCCTCCAGCAGAGCTTTCCTCGTGACTAACCTGGTCTCAGGCACACGTTACGACCTCTGTGTCCTGGCAGCCTGGGATGACACTGCTACCACACTGACCGCCACCAACGTGGTGGGCTGCGTCCAGTTTTTCACACGTGACGACTACCCACAATGCCAGTCTCTCCACAGCCAGCTCCTGGGTGGAACCATGATTCTGGTGGTGGGCGGGGTGATTGTGGCCACTCTGCTCGTCTTCATTGTGATCCTGATGGTCCGATACAAATCTACGGGCGACGGGGTGCCCCCTCCGGGCAAGCTTGCTGACGTCAGCGACACGTACTCCCAGACGAATGGCGGACGGCTTGGCCAAAACGGGGTACCCCTGCCTCCCCTGAAACCCAAAGTCACATTACATGACGAGGTGGTGGAGTTCAAGTGCGGGTCGCTCCAGAGCAGTCtcagctcttcctcctcctcttcctcttcctctgactcACTCCACGCAGGGGGCAGAGGCTCCTACAGCCCTAACAGTACGCTGGCCAGCATCTGGAGGTCAGCGCCACACAAACCCCGCACCAACCTGGACCAGCTGCTGGGAGCCTTCACGTCCCTGGAGCTCCGCGGCCAGCAAAGGGAGCCAGGACCCGCGGGGGGTTCTGGATCTGGGGTGTCAACGGGAGGGAATAACACTACTCCTGCGCGACCATTAACGGACAAGGAGCCCTTGCTGGGGAGGACGCTAGACTCTCGCCTCAGTCGGCTTCTCATGCTGCCCCTGGACTCCAAACCCAAGAGGAGTCACTCCTTCGACATGGGCGACTTTGCGGCGGCCACAAGCACGCAGCTGCGCAGTTATCCCAGACGCATCAGCAACATCTGGACTAAGAGGAGCCTATCCGTGAACGGGATGCTGCTACAGTgcgatgaggagggagacgTGGGGAGCAGTAAGGGTACCGTGGAGAGCTCCGAGTGGGTTATGGAGAGTACTGTTTAA